In Wolbachia endosymbiont (group A) of Pogonocherus hispidulus, the genomic stretch TTTTGCCAAGCAAGCCTAAAATATCACTCAAATTAATTTTCTCACCATAAATAGTTATGGCATTTTTTTCCTTACCTGATTCAAATTCTATACTAAAATCATTATCAGGCAATTTAAAGCTACTAGAATTTAAATATAAATTTCCATTTCCTACTCTTCCGCTGAATTTTACATCTAAATCACTTCCTACAATGTCTAATTTATCTACTAACAATTCATCGGCACCTTTTAACTTTACAGAGAACAAAACTTTATTGTGATCTTCAAAACGATTTTTCCACCCAAAATAACTTGAACGTGATTCAAGCTCTGATAAATCCATATTACCATTAACATGCCCCGTCTTATCTTGATTTATCACCGATTCTATATTTGTATTGACATAGCCACCTATATTTTCATCAAAATTAAGTATTTGAGCGGGTAAATCTCCGGTCAAATTCCAGGCAAAACTTTCATTCCTATTGCTACTTTTCAGGTCAAATAATAGCTGTGTGTTATTCACCATACCACTACCATTTAAATCTATAAAGTCACTGCCAAAACTAAGCTTAATGTCATATTTACTAAGACTTGCATTATAGATAGCTAAATTGTCAATTTCAGAATGAAAATTTGCTGAAAAGTCTACTTTTTTGTCATCAGCATTTAGATTAAAAATGCGAAAACTGAATACAGATTTTGCCATTCCACTTACTTTATCCCTTTCAACCTTCACCACATCATCCAGCTTAAATCTTATAGGCTCATATAAACCATATGCATCACTTACAGCTTGGCCATTAATGGTTAGAACTGAATTTTCCTTATTGAGAGATTTCATTTCAATATCACCACCATTAATAGTGAAATTCTGAAACTTAGCGCTATTTACAGTAATTTCAAGATCGTTATTCTTGATGATCAAATCACCCTTTAATTCTTTTACTTGCTCAAAATCTTCATCAAACTTTACGCTACCATTTTCTATATCAGCAACAATTACAATGTCTGACAGATCGTCATCAACCAAATTGTTAATTTTGCCATTGAAACTTACAATGGTATTTAAAACATCCCCATCAATATTATCACAATACCAGCTTTTAAATTTACTATTCACTACACCATCTGGTACATAAGTACATAAATCCTTTGCAGCAAACTTACTAATATTAATTCTAAGCAAAGCATGACTTGTACTAAAGTTCATCTTGCCTATCAAAGAGAGATACGTGTCATTTAATTTAAAGTGGAAGTTTTTTACACTAATAATTCCATCACTATATGTTAAATTTATATTTACATTAGTTAAGGCCAAATTTTTGTTCAAATAATTTTCTGTATTCAATACGTATATATTTCCATCTACAATTTCATCCTTTTTATTAATTTTCACTGAGAAGCTTCCTTTGAATCCTATATTTTTGTCCAAATTGTAGCTTTTAACTAATGTAGAAAACTTGTTCAATAGTCCCAATTTTAGATCATAAAATGTCCCGTACACATTTAGCAAATTGTTGCGATTTTTTATCGTAATTGATAAATCATCCAAAAATCCCTTTCCATCTTTTGTATTCACATGAATATCTAAAACATTAAAATCTTCCCCCTTCCCTATATATAATTTATCAATAAAAAATTCATCTTCTGTGCTTTTATCAATAGCGATGTTAGTAAATTCAATTTTTGAATCCGCACTTAAGTCAAAAAAAAATTCCCTTATTGTTTTTACTGAGTTTTGCAGATTAAAATTTACTGCTTTAAAGTCAGCTTCTTTCTGATTGATACATACATGCACATTATCAGCTGAAACCTGAGAGAGATTTGTGCTAGCTTTAAATAAGGAACTTAACTTAAAATGTACAAAAAGCTCAGGAACTTTTATAGTAAAATTAGGGTTTGCTATTGCCAAATCTGTAATGACTAAATACGGATCTTTGCCATCTTTCTGCCAAACAACTGAGGTATTCTCCATATTAACGCTTGAGCCAACAAATATTTTTGATATTTTATGTTTAACATAAAAATTAATATAATTAATATTGATTTCTAAAGGCTTTAAAAAAATAAAGAAGCACAATATGAACAATAAAGCTATGGAAAATAATATAGTAATTTTTTTAAGCATCGATTATTGCTTTTCTTGCTAAACTATCAGCCTCCTCATTATACTTATCGCCACTGTGTGCTTTAACCCACTTCCAGTCAATTTCGTGTTGTGAAGCAACGTTGTCTAGCTCTTTCCACAATTCCATATTTTTTACTGATTTTTTATTACTTGTTTTCCAGCCATTCATTTTCCACTTATTTATCCATTCTGTTATGCCATGCTTAACATAAAGACTATCCGTATATAAATTAATACTACAAGAAAATTTCAATACTTTCAGCCCATTGATCACCGCTGTTAACTCCATTTTATTGTTTGTGGTATTTTCTTCTCTACCATAAATGTCTTTTCTATAATCTTGAAATAATATGATAGCTGCCCATCCTCCCGCTCCAGGGTTACCAGAACACGCCCCATCCGTGTATATTATCACTTCTTTTTTACTCATCTTTGTTTATATCGGTTAACAAAGTATATAGTTGCTTTTATGAAAGCACAATTTCTAAAGGTAGTTTAAGCTGCACCTTTAAATTTTATTATAGAAACAAAAAAAAGTGTGACAACGAGCATTACCAAAAGGAAAAGTAAAAAATAGTTTTTATGCTTCTGCCGTTCTTTCATAACTAAAATAAATCAATAGAACAAAAAATAATACTGGCGAATAGGGAAAATAGA encodes the following:
- the rnhA gene encoding ribonuclease HI; the protein is MSKKEVIIYTDGACSGNPGAGGWAAIILFQDYRKDIYGREENTTNNKMELTAVINGLKVLKFSCSINLYTDSLYVKHGITEWINKWKMNGWKTSNKKSVKNMELWKELDNVASQHEIDWKWVKAHSGDKYNEEADSLARKAIIDA
- a CDS encoding AsmA-like C-terminal domain-containing protein, producing the protein MLKKITILFSIALLFILCFFIFLKPLEININYINFYVKHKISKIFVGSSVNMENTSVVWQKDGKDPYLVITDLAIANPNFTIKVPELFVHFKLSSLFKASTNLSQVSADNVHVCINQKEADFKAVNFNLQNSVKTIREFFFDLSADSKIEFTNIAIDKSTEDEFFIDKLYIGKGEDFNVLDIHVNTKDGKGFLDDLSITIKNRNNLLNVYGTFYDLKLGLLNKFSTLVKSYNLDKNIGFKGSFSVKINKKDEIVDGNIYVLNTENYLNKNLALTNVNINLTYSDGIISVKNFHFKLNDTYLSLIGKMNFSTSHALLRINISKFAAKDLCTYVPDGVVNSKFKSWYCDNIDGDVLNTIVSFNGKINNLVDDDLSDIVIVADIENGSVKFDEDFEQVKELKGDLIIKNNDLEITVNSAKFQNFTINGGDIEMKSLNKENSVLTINGQAVSDAYGLYEPIRFKLDDVVKVERDKVSGMAKSVFSFRIFNLNADDKKVDFSANFHSEIDNLAIYNASLSKYDIKLSFGSDFIDLNGSGMVNNTQLLFDLKSSNRNESFAWNLTGDLPAQILNFDENIGGYVNTNIESVINQDKTGHVNGNMDLSELESRSSYFGWKNRFEDHNKVLFSVKLKGADELLVDKLDIVGSDLDVKFSGRVGNGNLYLNSSSFKLPDNDFSIEFESGKEKNAITIYGEKINLSDILGLLGKNSNGLNKDIEISMNVDNVIMKEGIVIKNAKLNVTCTKGNCNGSQFTGQFLEDSSNILAEYSGIGLEIYADNAGILLRSLGISKSVKNGKLSFYLSPQRENEEHYGMLSISNFYIKDAPLLTTLLSMSSLPGIVNAIKDEGVYFYKCNVPFSYKDGSVEIEESWLEGAELGISTSGKLDIRNYKFQVEGQVIPAYSINKSLLKIPIIGKFLTGGKSRGIISIDYKASGDDKNNNVSVDLISSLTPSLLKRLLGVFDRIMTKTNESGLKGGVKKKFGSI